One window of the Lytechinus pictus isolate F3 Inbred chromosome 5, Lp3.0, whole genome shotgun sequence genome contains the following:
- the LOC129262137 gene encoding mitochondrial outer membrane protein SLC25A46-like, translating to MTLRRIPGASDEERTPKDQEDSVSSAQDQIMAAVRMATPNHQQNENIQRFAGFGIGLASLLTENVLSHPFIVFRRQCQVNHHASRYHIHPFSVVPVIVTLQRQHGFFTMWKGIGSAFMVQGIGLGSESLISEFTPFPREIHTYSTIKQVIGHITMKTISMAITTPFLSASLVESVQSDIASDRPGVFDCIKEGFLRLTGWGSSSTTRLLPIYTLLLPTVVHGVAKYIITSTVQYIVLAIHRQKLRDAGRDRLDAPATPGTMKEAYFPELVATFAGNLTADVLLYPLATLMMKLHVQGTRTIIDNTDFGRGVVPISTRYDGLSDCLTSVLEEEGVAGLFKGFGTVILQYVMYAAILKLTHFIYQTLMEDFAPRDNRS from the exons ATGACACTAAGGCGTATTCCAGGAGCAAGCGATGAAGAGAGGACCCCCAAAGATCAAGAAGATTCGGTCTCTTCAGCTCAAGATCAGATAATGGCAGCTGTAAGAATGGCTACACCGAACCACCAGCAGAATG AGAATATCCAGAGGTTCGCTGGCTTTGGCATTGGTCTTGCAAGTCTACTCACTGAAAATGTTCTTTCTCATCCCTTCATAGTGTTCAGGAGACAATGCCAG GTGAATCATCATGCCAGTCGTTACCACATCCATCCCTTCTCAGTTGTACCAGTGATTGTTACCCTTCAAagacaacat GGATTCTTTACGATGTGGAAAGGCATTGGCAGTGCATTCATGGTTCAGGGCATCGGTCTAGGAAGTGAATCACTCATTAGTGAGTTTACACCGTTTCCAAG GGAGATACATACATACAGCACAATTAAGCAGGTCATAGGTCACATTACAATGAAGACCATCAGTATGGCTATCACAACACCGTTCCTCTCTGCTAGTCTTGTGGAATCAGTTCAG AGTGATATAGCAAGTGACAGACCTGGTGTCTTTGACTGTATCAAGGAAGGATTCCTGCGACTGACAGGATGGGGCTCATCATCAACCACCCGTCTACTCCCCATCTACACCCTACTCTTACCCACCGTAGTCCATGGCGTCGCCAAGTACATCATCACCTCCACAGTGCAATACATTGTTCTCGCCATCCACAGGCAGAAGCTACGGGATGCCGGCCGTGACCGCCTCGATGCCCCTGCCACCCCGGGAACCATGAAGGAAGCCTACTTCCCTGAGCTCGTAGCAACGTTTGCCGGAAACCTGACCGCGGATGTTCTCCTCTACCCCCTTGCCACCCTCATGATGAAATTGCACGTGCAAGGCACGAGGACAATAATCGATAATACAGACTTCGGAAGGGGCGTTGTGCCAATCAGCACGAGGTACGATGGACTCTCCGACTGTCTTACAAGTGTTTTAGAAGAGGAAGGTGTAGCGGGGCTTTTCAAAGGCTTTGGAACTGTCATCCTGCAGTATGTCATGtatgcagccattttgaaactGACACACTTTATCTATCAGACGCTGATGGAGGACTTTGCACCAAGAGACAACAGGTCGTGA